TCGAACATCTTCTCGCTCTTCCTTGTCTAGCAATCACGATGAATTGTGAAGTTTTCCAGCTCAAAGAACTCGTCAGTATCCTTTTTTTTTATCACTCTCGcgatgatatatttttattcgcCGACGGTTAACGATTAATTTTTCAATCAATAAATCAGGAAGTTGAGCATTTTGAGATACGTGAAGTTCTCCGATGTAAGTTGCTTTTCTCTTtacctttttatttatttattatctgTTGACGAACTGATGATTCGACTTTATTATAATTTGGTGATCGTTTTTAGTGAGATTTTTTCCTGTTTACTTGCGTGGctgaattttgattatttttgctGTAATTTGTATGATGAATATTTGAAATTGAGATTGATGTATGATCTAGTATCATGATTATATGATCACTCTTAATATTTGTCATTGGGAACCATCGGTGGTTACTTTGTTGAACAAATCAAGATTTTGTGGATATCTAATATGCTGTTGTTTGTTACCGATGCCATTTGTGCTTACAATTACTGATGGTGTGAATGCTGATGTGCAGGCATTCTACACACTGTGTTGTTCCATCGAGCTTTAGGCCTAGTGCGCCCTAAAGATGTTGATTTGGAGCTTTTTGAGATTACATATGTAACTAATTTCCAATTTCTCAGAGATTGGCTGATAAGATCTTCCTTGATCTCATTTTTTGTTGGTTATTCAGTTTCTCGCTGCTAGTAAAGTAAATTAATCCTGCTTAGAACTTTTTTATAGTGTGCAAGTTTTGCATTCTTTGAACTTATGTGTTGAATCTTTTGATTGGGACTTTTAATGGATTAGAGATCTGtccctgtttttttttttatataattattggACCCAATTCTTTGAACGAAAAATGGTTTCATTTGATATACTGTCTCCTCATGCATAAGGATGAATTGactgctttctttggtgctttaGTTGTATGTATTGTGTAATTTAAACAAGCTTTGCTCTTTATTTAAGCTTTCCTTGAATTAGTGGACTTCACAAAGCTTCTAGCTTGACCTGAGTTTTGTAAATTCTGAAGTGTCATGGCACTTTCACATCCATAACTAATTAACAATTATGAGTTAAAACCAAATTTTGTGAGATACAACGCTATTATACTTCTCATTCTTGATAGAGTCTTAATATGGTTGCCATGGTGGTGCTTGATGTATGTTTTTATTATAATACTATGcattttcatttaaattttagtttttctCTGTTGTGTGGCCTTTGGGTAGGTATTCCTAGTATCACCATTAAAAAAATGTTTCTTTTTCGGATGGAATGCCAACATATGCCAACAAATCTCTTAGTTTCTATTTGGATGGAAAGATTTGATAGATTTGGATTTCAAATCCTTGCTACAAATCCGTTCAAATTATTTGGTTAATATTCAAATCCATTATCTTTGATTTTAaggcattttttaaaaaataaaaccaaGGTATTTCAAATCCTAAGTTATTGGAGTTGTTTCAGATCTATTGTTAAAACAAAACCTCCAATCCAAATGTAGCCTTAGTTTTTTCAATGCCCCCCTGCTCATGGGTAATTTCAgatgagattttttatttttgctttGTAACGGTTCTTCACCTTTTTTATATCTAATATGCAGGTGCAATGTGGTGATATGGAGGTAGAGAGAAAAATTGACGAGAAGATCGACCAGTTCATTGATAGGGTGGAGAAGCACCCAAACAAGAAAAATCAGGTCCATGGATTGCAACAATCTTAAACTCTACAAAATCTGTGGTTCATACAGTTTTggtcaatttattttatttttttaagtgcGTGGAAGGACCAATGACACTGAGGTTTCATAGGCATTAGTTGTGTCAAGAGTCAAGAATGTCCATTAGTCTCGATCCACCTTTGATTTTAGCTTACATTTGgtcaatttatttttatttttgtcatGCTGAAGAATTTTTACACAAGGTCTACCTCCTTGCTAAATAATTCCATCCTAGCTGACATATTTTGCTGTTAACATTTTTTCACTGAGTCGCCAGGGCAAGATGATGTAGCTATCTCTTTGTTAGATTAGTCTCCTGTTGCAATTCCTGATGTAACATGTATTTTCTTTTCAATGCAAAGGCTTATGAGGATCCAATCTGTGGCAGATACGTGTTTTTTGCATGCTTTCATGTAGTGAACATTTTGAGAGCTGGTCAATTATGTGAATTTATTTCATCCTGCTTTAGTCTAAATGATAATGCTAATACACTCTGGTTCTGCTGAATGCAAATTGTTTTAGTGATGCATGTAGTTGTGTGAGAAGGAAATGGTAGACTTTATTATTGATGAATTGGATTCTGCCTTGAAAGTCTCTTTTCTGAATTCATTATGACGTCTCTTGATGTTGTTTGTTCTGTACATTTTTGGAACCCAGATATGTTTGTCCTTCTATGAAGTCAAAAACAAACAGGCCACATGGTTCACTAACAGAGTTGAACGCCTCTACTGGGAACAGTGGTACATAAATTTGAATGTTGCACATCATCCTAAAGGACATTCTGGCAAGTCTCATAATTCAAAAATACTAGTTGATCCTGGAGGTAAAATTTTAATATGGTTTAGAGATTCAAGATTTCACTCTTTATTTTTAGCGTGCAAGTAGCTGTCACAGTAATTTTGTCATTGCCCACAGATACTGCGGCGGAGGCAAGGAGTGCTCGGCGCACTGCACTTGAAGCTTCTCTTCGTGATGTTTTATTTCAGATAATTAGGTTTGTCAATGATAAGAAGGATCATGTTCCTCCGATACCAAACCTTGAAGGTGTTTCATTTCCCTATGAAATTATCATCTCAAGGTACTGTCCATACCTTCATTTAGATTATTTTATCATGCCTTCGCTGATAGCTTGTAGGGTTTTCGTATATTATTTTCACACTGTCTTGtatactattttatttcaatgcCATGATTTTAAAAGTGAAACCTTTTCACTTGTTTCTGTGGCACTTGTGATATCTTGTACATAAATGGACTCAACTATAATCTCTATATATAAAGAACAGTGGAAGTTTTAAACCCTTCTATGACCCAGggataaattttaatttattcagCTCATATtatgcaaaataaaatatttaaaatctgGTACTGCACTGGTATTTGGATGAATCATGTTTACACTCACTTCTCTTCAAGGTCATATCACATCTTTTTACCATGTAACCTAATTGCTTTTAGTGATGTAcggtttatttattttattttgatgcatttaGAATGTTTTCTGTGAAACTAAAGCAGCATTCTAGCATTAGTTATGAGGTCCTTTGagttgaaagttagggttttCTTCTTAAGATGAAAAATATCTCGTGATGTCCATCAACTTGTTGGCCCAGCTGAAACCAGCATATGTGCAGTTGATTATTTTCCATCGCTTAATCCACTACATTTTCTGTgctttttaatttttctaaatgaAATTTGCTTAAAGCTTCTCTTTGATACACTACAATATCTCCTTGGCATTACGTAGGTTGTTTGTAAATTTTAGTAGGATTTCAGAACAACCTACGTTAGATTTAATTAGTTATTCATTCAGATGAGAACAAAGCCCTAGCTTTGAATTTGTTGGCAAAAGGTACACAGAAGGTGCTTTTCTTACCGAACATACCGGAATTtggatttttcttttcttttctttctaaaaACAAATCGTATTCAAATCCTGTTACTGATGGTTCTCGATACCACTTATGTCTGTCTGGATTTCTAGTGAAACAGACTTAGAGAAAGGCATTAATAAAGTTGGTCGAGTATAGATTAATTGATAATCCTCCGGTTTTGCGATTACAACAAATTATCACCATGTCTTTCAATGTTGCTATTGTTATTTTTGTCTTCCTAGATGTACCTGAAGCCAAGTATAAAGCTGCTTAGTTATGTACTGCCTTCTCTTAGTTCATCAGATTCTGCATTTGGGATGGACATGTTCAAGAGGATGCTCCAAACTGGGCATCCTACAATGCTCAGTTGACTTGCAACGACCCTCAGCCGACCCTTCTTTTATTATATGTGTTTGTCCAGGAACTCATGTAGACTGCTTCACCTGTGAATATTAAGTATGGGCTAAAGTCTGTGAATGGCAGCTGTAAGCTACAAGTGAAagtcatttgattgaagaaacTGTGGATATGTACATATCAACATTATAACTGCTTTCCCTAAGTTTCATTTGGTTTTGTGTTTATGTGTTCAGATTGGATCTACGTTGAGAACATTTTGAGTCTCAATTATTTGGGAAACTGTTCGAAATCAAAAATCAATCCGTTTAAAAAATTGGTTATATTTCCCTGAGAAAGTAGAATCGGAAATGGTGATTCTGGAACAGAACCATCTGTGGATGATTCGGTTCCAAGTTCTCCACAAGTAGAAGCAGAACAAGCTGTTTTAGAACCGAAGTGTGATCGCGGCTAGTTGACCATTATTCACATAATTTGGTACGTGGCCTGTTCCAAGTTTGTGTCTCTTTACTTGGCTTGAGGCCTAAAGGCATTTTTTTTCAAGGAAAGAGATGTCCATATGACCATATCTTACATGTTGATCATGGCTTTTGCTCAAGCGATGGCCGTAAGGGCTTGTTTTTAGGTTTTTTTCTTCCCTTTTTTATGTactaatttaatttcaatttaaGATTTATAAGAGAAGCCTAGCGGGAAAGATGATTCCGAAAACTAAATTCATGATGTGACACTATGAAAGTGCATGTTTATGCCACAACTAATACGATATTAAGTTGTATGTAGATCGAATGATTGATATTCAATGAAAGCTTTGAAATGTCTTGATGTTGAGAAAGATTTGAAATCAccgttaatatttaaaaaataaatagtcATCTAATGCACATTGAAAAGTAACAGCTGCGAGTtctatctttaaaaaaaaattaaaattcattaTTCAATAGATTTGTCTTCATAGATTTGAAGtctttaatttcaaatatatagaTCCAAATGTTATATACTTTAGTGTTAACTAAATGCTCGTTGTTATTTATGGTattccaatatttttttaatttgtgtGAAAATATAAATAGACTTGTAATGATCACGGGTATACCGATCTCTTGAGTCTGTAATAACATCTCTCAAAGAATCTCGTGTATCGTTATTAACAATGTTATACTGTTCCTGGATGTGATTTCTCCCTCCAAGACTCTAACTCATTACCTCCAGGTCATCAAATGCATATGTTTTTGGAGTGTGAGTACTAATTGAATTAGTAAGATAACATTGTGGGTAAGGATACATGCATGAAATATTGTAAGAGATGTCTCCCATGTCCAAAAGATCGATAGGCTCGAGGTCATTACAAACCCAACCATAGTCCCATTGGTTATTGAAATCCTTACTTGGGCCAATCAACTAAACAATCGATCACAAGGAAAGAAGGCTCAATGTGTATATTTAATGGTCGTTGATATCATGACATACCAAAACaatttttatgcttaataaTAATATAGCGTAAGGGACGAAGGTCACCATCAACATGTGGTCCATCAATTACCATTCTCAAACAAGCATATAAGAATTGAATAATTCTAAAGATACAATTAATAGATCGCAATATaatatttggtatcagagcaacgtgatacctctgccttgaaaatatttgtttttcagatcaaaactttaagaaattttttggaagttttacgtaaaaattttgaaacttgaAGTTGAAATTGAATAAAATAACATTAAGAAACTTACTTGAGAATTTTTGTTCTCGGTTGAACCTTGAATTCTTCTTCGAaatctcaaattttcaaaaatttgctttctgaaatttttatgaaatgagaGTAAAAGTTTCGAACTAAATGTTCAGAAAGCTTGAAGAAGACAAGAATTCATTCGCTCTGAATTTTGATAAGTGAATTTAATATCCAATGAAATGATCATGGCCCATGTGAATAAAACAATTTTACACAATCACGTGAAGTGGCTGCAGAGCATTGATGAGAATGCATTATTTCGtctataattatttaaaataataataataataataataataaagtattattattattttattattattaaataatttgatttggaaataaattttaatatttccaAATTCAGTACAATTTTCAATACaagtttagaaattattttttgctTGTTAGatataatgtcaaatattatggataaagtttgatgtgtacatgcaaatttaatattatacttgcatttattttgaagtttttttttaaatgcaaattatattgaaaaatattttggaaaaacAATATTCACATtgtgttcatattaaattatattaagttgtttataatttgaaatgaacatatcaagtaagatgtgaatataatattataaaatatttcagatattcacaaatgaacaaataatcctcactttatcactactctgataaaatagaAAAACTGATGATGAGACCACATTTTCACATTTCTTTATAGCATTtctaaacgggctccctctggggccttttccctcacgatatctccaatcatatcatcgtgttagtcacaagtaaatcacttccttcaaaacgtgccATCTTATtcatcatcacttaataaaagcatgcatatacataatttttcatttaaaccaagcatgcaccgtatttatcataattgcgtaaaaatcataaacatgatgcatgaacatttaaaatatcatgaatttgtgttcagggcgctgccaggaccaacatctcaccccaggtgcaaaatgaccattttgaccctggaaacccaaaaattatcgtttcactcCTAGACGTATAATTTCATATTtgtgacattttcttaattcgattgactataacatgtcccaaataattatttaagcctataagaattttttcatatttttatttggcttaaatcgataacttttaaattaatccttAAATATAACATCagaatgcgttttaatcccgaattaaatcaaaccatagcataaaattcccaaattaaaaacttagacttctaataattatttgagcttaaatataatttcccatcattttattaagcttaaatctaggcgtttcaattaatcctttaattaacgtttcgtgcggtgactaaatcccggataattccaaaactcattattttgatccgaagcttatcaaactcctaaaaatatcccaaaacataattataagtATTTCTAGActtaaactcgagctcatttcataacttaaccaaattgttttaaaacttggaccggagtctcGGTTTTAATcggaatcgaaccgaaacttaatcaaaatttccccaaactttttaccacacttaCTAACCTCATTTACAGCCTATAAACTTCGAGATCTAACCCTTAAGCTCCGCGGCTAAACATCATCATGCTGTAAAATTTCAGCATTCCCCCTTGTACAATTATATTCCAACATATGGCTCCAATCCTTAATTGCTTCGGTCCACCTTCAACCATCACGTGTCCAGCTATTAAGGCTCACCATTAAGGCAATAATGCACCGCCTAAACCAAGCCTAATCCCTGAAAACTGCTGCTAATTTCCTCAACCACGATATTCGATCTCCAAACCCATCGCCCATACACGTTCTTGTCCCTAGCCCAAAACCAAGCGAACCATCTCTTGACCCACCTCTCCTAGACCATCCTAGGACTCTACTGGACCCAAAGGAACCACGGCTACACTTCCATGCAAGAAGCACAGCTCTTCTGCTCGAAGTTCCCCCTCAAGCTCACCTCGCGCCCAAACCCACTAACTCAAACCCGATCGGCTACAAGGCTTGTTCCAGCTAGGCTCGAGCCTTCCTAGGCAGTGGTTCAGACCCACCAGGACCTAGTCTAAGGCTCGGCTAGATCCCTGTGTTGCTGGACGGCCCTTGCACGCAGCTACTCCAAGAATCGAGCCACACCCATGGAATAAAACTCTCGATCTACAACCCAAACTCCTTAAATCTCAACTCCAACACCACATCCCCTAACTCAAGACATGTCTTGGTCCCCTGGCAAAGGAAActacagcagccccttgcaacaAATTGGAAAAGAATGTGAGCAGTAACATAAGAATGCAAGAAACCCATGAAAATTTGATAATACTCCCTACACATGCTTGGATCGAGAGTTTTACATACataaacacatatatatcaGTAATACAacgtgaatgatgcagaaataatgaTACAATGCGTGCCTTAGATGAATTCCACGCAAGAACGTCGAAGGAACGGGCATCGGGGAGTTGCCGGGGAATTTTTTATAGATCGTTATATCAATATTTACAAATATTATATTGcgagatttttttattatatcacAAGATTTTATATTAAATGTATCGTGAGATTTTGACAAATTGAATTTTTGTATCGTACAAATTGATGCAGAGACATTGACGTACATGTAATATCACTTGTAAGAATCACATCAATAcatattgaaaataattcaatttTTCATGAACGCACAAAACACATTTTTTGGGGAAATTTTACCGGGAAAATTAATACTAACTTTATGAGTCGGAGTAGTTTCGTTTAAATTTAGAACATATCACTTTTGATTTTAGTTTCGTGTTCAAATTTTGTTCCAATGAACGGTGATTCAAAATGTAACGACGAATTTGCACAGTCGCATGGTCCTAAGCAATAATCTAGTTAGTATTGTGAGTATAGAGTCGTGTACGTATGGTGGACATAACCAAGTTACGTTGCCCATTTGTAGTTTTGATCAAATGTTCGGTTTAATCGAAATGTAGAAAGTTTGATGtcaactttaaaataaaaataattaaaactttaGCGAAAAGGATATTGATTAATATAGTTTTAGTTCTGTCAGTGAAATTGTAGTTAAAATAACTTATAAAtgtaataaatttataataaatttaagattaaatatataatatttcatattgggaaaaactattattatttcAAAAACATTTATCGCTATTAATTATCAATGGCCAATATAAATTCCATTGATGATTGGTGCTAGCCTTGTATTCACACCATGAGGTTGGCTCACAAAAGATGAGATAATAAAGTCAAAGATATTTATAGTAAAGTTGGTTTTTTGTgggtaattatttttaaaatttagttaatttttatataaaattatgaacatttatattaaaatatttgtgattactttttttataatttttaattattttttcgaTAAAGtggaattattttttttaaaaaaataatgatgtGATTATATGAGATATATTTGTAATTTGTATTGATAACGTAGGAAGTTTTGAAAAGTGGACACCACTCTACTCCTGTTTAGATTGTTGAAGAAAGTGACTCTATTTTTGTTcgaaggcaaaaacttgtgtgagacggcttcacgggtcgtattttgtgagacatatcttttatttggatcatccatgaaaaaatattacttttttatgctaagagtattactttttattgtaaatatcgatagagttaactcgtctcacagataaaaattcgtgagaccgtcttacaaaagACCTACTGTTCGTTGAATTCCTAAAACCTTGTTTTCAGTCGGCCGCATTTGCCTATTCctatttaataaataatgaattaattacaCTAATACATactgtaaaaaatatatattaatagcattttaaacacgtgtttcaaaatagttcataaaaaaaaatattaatagcaTTGTCGTCATTTGTTTCAAATATCAGGCATAAAATCTTctaccattttttttttaaaaaaattgaaattgttaaaaataaaaatttatggtaaaataatatttatttatggtaaaataaaatctcaaactcaaaaaatatattaaaatgcacattttataaaattttatttaatatatcttcttcacaaattgagagacATATTTATAGAATctctttaaaaataatccaaaaataattatatcatcacacactaatttccAATATttccaatttttattttcaacactctCTCTTgcgatgatgatcatgatataATGATTGTATTCTTTACGTGTTTTTATGTTGCGtcattaaaaaccttactaggagaAACTCGTTGAGataaaaatcatagtaaaaaaaagagtgcagtaggaaatatatatgctttctgaattGTTGTAGGAAATGtttttgtgaagagatctgattatttttcatttgattgaatgtaacaaatatcatatctttattcttctcaaattcttgggtgaatgcgaagaacttagggggaatatgtttagttctgtcgttttttatgtatcattctttcatttgagtAACAAATgcaacattatcttcatatagtttCACATGCTTCTTGTTGAATGATAAtccacatgagatttggatatgttgggtcattgattatagccacacacattcacatgcttcatgtagtgcaataaccTCGgtgtgatttgatgaagttgtaacaagtgtttgtttctgtgaacgccaagaaattgcagtacctccacgagtaaaaacatattcggtttgggaacgtgccttgtgtggatcagataaataCTCAGTATtagcataaccaattatgctttgattggtatcttttgaatacaaaagttcCAAGTCTGTCGAGACAacgaaatatatgtttaatatcgttccagtgtctctttgttggatatgagctaaatcttgccaataaatttacagcaaaagatatatcaggtcttgtacactttgcaagatacataagggcatcgatagcacttagatatggtacttctggaccaaaaataacttcatcatcttcacatggatggaatggatccttttctatgtttaatgaccTAACAATCATtagagtacttaaaggatttgatttatccatattaaaacgtttaaggatcttttctgtaaaATTTGACTCGTAAACAAATCTctcacattctttttgttcaatttgcaaaCTCAGACGATATTTTGTTTTTTCAAggtctttcatttcaaattcttccttcaaatacaacacaatttcttgaatttccttattcgttccaatgatttttaagtcatcaacatatacagcaataattacgcacccggatgttgttttcttaatgaaaacgtaatgaca
The sequence above is a segment of the Primulina tabacum isolate GXHZ01 chromosome 6, ASM2559414v2, whole genome shotgun sequence genome. Coding sequences within it:
- the LOC142549720 gene encoding autophagy-related protein 101-like isoform X2, with product MNCEVFQLKELEVEHFEIREVLRCILHTVLFHRALGLVRPKDVDLELFEITYVQCGDMEVERKIDEKIDQFIDRVEKHPNKKNQICLSFYEVKNKQATWFTNRVERLYWEQWYINLNVAHHPKGHSGKSHNSKILVDPGDTAAEARSARRTALEASLRDVLFQIIRFVNDKKDHVPPIPNLEGVSFPYEIIISSSSDSAFGMDMFKRMLQTGHPTMLS
- the LOC142549720 gene encoding autophagy-related protein 101-like isoform X1, which produces MNCEVFQLKELEVEHFEIREVLRCILHTVLFHRALGLVRPKDVDLELFEITYVQCGDMEVERKIDEKIDQFIDRVEKHPNKKNQICLSFYEVKNKQATWFTNRVERLYWEQWYINLNVAHHPKGHSGKSHNSKILVDPGDTAAEARSARRTALEASLRDVLFQIIRFVNDKKDHVPPIPNLEGVSFPYEIIISRFCIWDGHVQEDAPNWASYNAQLTCNDPQPTLLLLYVFVQELM
- the LOC142549720 gene encoding autophagy-related protein 101-like isoform X3, with translation MNCEVFQLKELEVEHFEIREVLRCILHTVLFHRALGLVRPKDVDLELFEITYVQCGDMEVERKIDEKIDQFIDRVEKHPNKKNQICLSFYEVKNKQATWFTNRVERLYWEQWYINLNVAHHPKGHSGKSHNSKILVDPGDTAAEARSARRTALEASLRDVLFQIIRFVNDKKDHVPPIPNLEGVSFPYEIIISRCT
- the LOC142549720 gene encoding autophagy-related protein 101-like isoform X4, coding for MEVERKIDEKIDQFIDRVEKHPNKKNQICLSFYEVKNKQATWFTNRVERLYWEQWYINLNVAHHPKGHSGKSHNSKILVDPGDTAAEARSARRTALEASLRDVLFQIIRFVNDKKDHVPPIPNLEGVSFPYEIIISRFCIWDGHVQEDAPNWASYNAQLTCNDPQPTLLLLYVFVQELM